One window of the Granulicella arctica genome contains the following:
- the der gene encoding ribosome biogenesis GTPase Der has product MAKAKKDDKKRLGKKHRTAATRPKKGRAPKSTPTTGAVDPRKRKVLSSKKAEANKLSKRPTRSPENESRKTIRMDAEGPKKTGAKKPVKRAAAGAKAAGKKVAAPRPKDGIVGRQTPVSTNMAGRGERLGDEEQEWREMELLASQMVTETESIDSRLLPLIAVCGRPNVGKSTLFNRLTGSRRSIVGDEPGITRDRIYGELEWQGQDARIVDTGGVVPDDEALIPSEIFRQAQVALEEADAIVMVVDGRTELASPDMELARLLLRGGKPIFLAVNKMDTEAMLVQAENFRRLGFRNVLPISAEHGTGIGDLLDEVFAVLPEPREVEAPEVMLTENDEAEEDQDGPDFSIPAGATIATSAGPVRRLRSHGEYEQRETKVAIIGRPNVGKSTLLNALTGTDRAIVSPIAGTTRDAVDEVVERGGHSFRFVDTAGIRRKGKTKLMAEKLSVIMARKHLEAADVSLLIIDATEGVAALDANIGGYAHESGRSVIIVINKWDLMTKVGADGMRVFDGKPPADQKVYEQQVRDNLKYLEYAPLLFISASEGNNIESVFKKVELVSRERRKRVTTGQMNKFLEKVDFQKASVPMNRRVRIYYMTQAAVAPPTFVLFTDKDIKMHFSFERFLGNQIREHFGFIGSPIWFKIKARKKKKLN; this is encoded by the coding sequence ATGGCTAAGGCTAAGAAGGACGATAAGAAACGATTAGGCAAGAAGCACCGCACGGCGGCTACACGACCGAAGAAGGGCCGCGCTCCGAAGTCGACGCCGACGACGGGGGCGGTGGATCCGCGGAAGCGCAAGGTCCTCTCGTCGAAGAAGGCTGAGGCAAACAAGCTGTCGAAGCGGCCTACGCGGTCGCCGGAGAATGAGTCGCGCAAGACCATTCGGATGGACGCTGAGGGTCCGAAGAAGACCGGTGCGAAGAAGCCGGTGAAGCGGGCTGCGGCGGGCGCGAAGGCTGCTGGCAAGAAGGTGGCTGCGCCGCGTCCCAAGGATGGGATCGTAGGTCGGCAGACACCGGTCTCGACCAATATGGCTGGGCGCGGCGAGCGGCTGGGTGATGAGGAGCAGGAGTGGCGCGAGATGGAGCTGCTTGCGTCGCAGATGGTGACCGAGACCGAGAGCATCGACTCGCGGCTGCTGCCGCTGATTGCAGTGTGCGGACGGCCGAATGTGGGCAAGTCGACGCTGTTCAACCGGCTCACGGGATCGCGGCGGTCGATCGTAGGCGACGAGCCAGGGATCACGCGGGACCGCATCTATGGCGAGTTGGAGTGGCAGGGACAGGACGCGCGCATCGTCGACACGGGCGGCGTGGTTCCCGATGATGAGGCGCTGATCCCTTCGGAGATCTTCCGGCAGGCGCAGGTTGCACTTGAGGAGGCTGACGCGATTGTGATGGTTGTGGACGGGCGCACGGAGCTTGCTTCGCCGGACATGGAGCTGGCGCGGTTGCTGCTGCGCGGCGGTAAGCCGATCTTTCTAGCCGTCAACAAGATGGATACCGAGGCGATGCTGGTGCAGGCGGAGAACTTCCGGCGGCTGGGCTTTCGGAATGTGCTGCCGATCTCGGCGGAGCATGGAACGGGTATCGGCGACCTGCTGGACGAGGTATTCGCTGTGCTGCCGGAGCCGCGTGAGGTTGAAGCTCCCGAGGTGATGCTTACGGAGAATGATGAGGCCGAAGAGGATCAGGACGGGCCGGACTTCAGCATTCCTGCTGGAGCTACCATTGCGACCTCTGCGGGGCCGGTGCGGCGACTTCGCTCGCATGGCGAGTATGAGCAGCGGGAGACGAAGGTCGCGATTATCGGGCGGCCGAACGTTGGTAAAAGCACGCTGTTGAATGCGTTGACGGGGACGGATCGGGCGATTGTGTCGCCGATTGCCGGGACGACGCGCGATGCGGTGGACGAGGTTGTGGAGCGCGGCGGGCATAGCTTCCGGTTTGTCGATACGGCTGGAATCCGGCGCAAGGGCAAGACGAAGCTGATGGCTGAGAAGCTGTCCGTGATTATGGCGCGGAAGCACCTGGAGGCTGCGGATGTTTCGCTGCTCATCATCGATGCTACGGAAGGTGTCGCTGCGCTTGATGCGAACATCGGCGGGTATGCGCATGAGAGCGGGCGCAGCGTGATCATCGTCATCAACAAGTGGGACCTGATGACGAAGGTTGGCGCGGATGGGATGCGTGTCTTCGACGGCAAACCACCGGCGGATCAGAAGGTGTATGAGCAGCAGGTTCGAGACAACTTGAAGTACCTGGAGTATGCTCCGCTGCTGTTCATCTCGGCTTCTGAGGGGAACAACATCGAGTCGGTGTTCAAGAAGGTCGAGCTGGTTTCGCGTGAGCGACGGAAGCGCGTGACGACGGGGCAGATGAACAAGTTCCTCGAGAAGGTCGACTTCCAGAAGGCGAGCGTTCCGATGAACCGTCGGGTCAGGATCTATTACATGACGCAGGCTGCTGTGGCTCCGCCGACGTTTGTGCTGTTTACCGACAAGGACATCAAGATGCACTTCTCGTTTGAGCGCTTTCTTGGGAACCAGATTCGGGAGCACTTCGGGTTTATTGGTAGTCCGATCTGGTTCAAGATCAAGGCGCGTAAGAAAAAGAAGCTGAATTAG
- a CDS encoding MarR family winged helix-turn-helix transcriptional regulator, whose amino-acid sequence MAQFELLSELSGRPDRPQGELAEELGLDQTTLSRNLKTMVEHGWIAGSPSVLDRRKALYSLTAEGREMLRLALPHWQEAHDHVQKQMGADWPVVWAMLDRVAVAVSGQARWAVLVTALRK is encoded by the coding sequence GTGGCGCAGTTTGAACTGCTAAGTGAGTTATCTGGTCGCCCAGACAGGCCGCAAGGCGAGCTTGCCGAGGAGCTTGGGCTTGACCAGACCACACTGTCGCGGAATCTGAAGACGATGGTTGAGCATGGATGGATAGCGGGCTCGCCGTCTGTACTGGATCGGCGAAAGGCTCTCTACTCGCTGACGGCTGAGGGGCGGGAGATGCTACGGCTGGCGCTTCCTCATTGGCAGGAGGCGCATGACCATGTACAGAAACAGATGGGTGCGGATTGGCCGGTGGTCTGGGCGATGCTGGATCGGGTCGCGGTGGCGGTGTCTGGCCAGGCTCGATGGGCGGTACTTGTGACGGCGCTACGAAAATAG
- a CDS encoding type II toxin-antitoxin system VapC family toxin — translation MAAASCLVDTNILLRLLQPNNPDYNMIRQCTDKLWHEGAILFYTSQNLAEFWNVCTRPISRNGCGFSIVETNRRATLIEARLTFAPDSEATHREWRKIILEEAVSGVQVHDARLVAAMHVHRIEQLLTLNIQDFQRYRDIVVVSPHDLFS, via the coding sequence ATGGCCGCCGCCTCATGCCTTGTCGACACGAACATCCTCTTACGTTTACTCCAGCCAAATAATCCTGATTACAACATGATCCGCCAATGCACAGACAAGCTCTGGCATGAGGGTGCAATCCTCTTCTACACATCGCAAAATCTGGCCGAGTTCTGGAACGTTTGTACTCGGCCGATCTCTCGGAATGGTTGTGGCTTCTCCATTGTTGAGACGAATAGGCGCGCGACTCTGATAGAAGCCAGGCTAACCTTTGCACCTGATAGCGAGGCAACACATAGAGAATGGCGAAAGATTATTCTCGAAGAAGCAGTGTCCGGTGTTCAGGTGCATGATGCGCGGCTGGTTGCTGCAATGCACGTTCATCGCATTGAACAACTGCTAACGCTGAACATTCAGGATTTTCAGCGTTACAGGGACATCGTTGTTGTTTCGCCTCATGACCTATTTTCGTAG
- a CDS encoding ATP-dependent DNA helicase yields MSTSAPISITPAPADHLPNLHDFFAPGGMLSRSSLAFEHRKGQYDMARAIEKAFHDKRHLIVEAGTGTGKTLAYLLPALRMARERQQRIIISTGTKNLQEQLYFKDIPFLESLLGPLKVCYMKGRSNYLCKHKLYALRASPILSGLEDISQFHTISAWEKTTATGDRAEIDDLPEHSPLWHKLDARTEACLGQTCPDWENCFVTTMRRKALESDIVIVNHHLFFADLAIKQQAANAPDAGILPEAAAVIFDEAHELEDVASSYFGIGLSTQRFEELTRDVDLMLKAKQASTSAIESACAVLRDRARMFFAALPDEGFGIGRMPFENRADFLEESGDTYTGAINALTRLEGELDLLKNVDESPGLRKRAGEIRAHLTFLLESPDRNTVFWIDRRAAGGVRNLARSGAQAAFHTHLQATPIDVSELLHASLFDTYSSVILTSATLTVSGGFEHISKRLGLIDARELVVPSHFDYQRQALLYLPPNMPLPNEPDFQSKAVERIRRVLEITKGRAFCLFTSYKQMREVHDRLLAELPYPLLLHGTAPRHVLLQQFKDTPNAVLFGTSSFWQGVDVQGEQLSCVIIDKLPFAVPNDPVVKARMEAIEALGGKPFFDYQIPSAVITLKQGFGRLIRSLSDRGVLMLLDPRIQRQRYGRIFLESLPSYQLTNEITDVETFFSLPEREATL; encoded by the coding sequence ATGTCCACCTCCGCCCCCATCTCGATCACGCCAGCCCCCGCGGACCATCTTCCCAACCTGCACGACTTCTTCGCGCCAGGCGGTATGCTCTCCCGCTCGTCGCTCGCTTTTGAGCATCGCAAAGGCCAGTACGACATGGCCCGCGCCATTGAGAAGGCCTTCCACGACAAGCGCCACCTCATCGTCGAAGCAGGTACCGGCACCGGTAAAACCCTTGCCTACCTCTTGCCTGCTCTCCGCATGGCCCGCGAACGCCAGCAGCGCATCATCATCTCGACCGGTACCAAGAACCTCCAGGAGCAGCTCTACTTCAAGGACATCCCCTTCCTCGAATCGCTCCTCGGCCCCCTCAAAGTCTGCTACATGAAGGGCCGTTCGAACTACCTCTGCAAGCACAAGCTCTACGCCCTTCGCGCCAGCCCCATCCTCTCCGGCCTTGAGGACATCTCCCAGTTCCACACCATCTCCGCCTGGGAGAAGACGACCGCCACCGGCGACCGCGCCGAGATCGACGACCTCCCCGAACACTCCCCGCTCTGGCACAAACTGGACGCCCGTACCGAGGCCTGTCTCGGCCAGACCTGTCCCGACTGGGAAAACTGCTTCGTCACCACGATGCGCCGCAAGGCTCTCGAATCCGACATCGTCATCGTCAATCATCACCTCTTCTTTGCCGACCTCGCCATCAAGCAGCAAGCCGCGAACGCTCCCGACGCCGGCATCCTCCCGGAAGCCGCGGCCGTCATCTTCGACGAGGCTCACGAGCTGGAAGACGTCGCCTCCAGCTACTTCGGCATCGGTCTCAGCACGCAGCGCTTCGAAGAGCTTACCCGCGACGTCGACCTCATGCTCAAGGCCAAGCAGGCATCGACCTCCGCCATCGAAAGCGCCTGCGCCGTTCTTCGCGACCGTGCCCGCATGTTCTTCGCAGCCTTACCCGACGAGGGTTTCGGGATAGGGAGAATGCCCTTCGAGAACCGCGCTGACTTCCTCGAAGAGTCGGGCGACACCTACACCGGAGCGATCAATGCCCTCACCCGCCTGGAAGGCGAACTCGACCTCCTCAAGAACGTCGACGAGTCGCCAGGCCTCCGCAAGCGCGCCGGTGAGATCCGTGCCCATCTCACCTTTCTCCTCGAGTCTCCCGACCGCAACACCGTCTTCTGGATCGACCGCCGAGCCGCAGGAGGTGTCCGCAATCTCGCTCGTAGCGGAGCCCAGGCTGCTTTCCACACCCACCTGCAAGCCACGCCCATCGATGTTTCGGAACTCCTCCACGCCTCGCTCTTCGACACCTACTCGAGCGTTATCCTCACCTCGGCCACCCTCACCGTCTCAGGCGGTTTCGAGCACATCAGCAAACGCCTAGGCCTCATCGACGCCCGGGAACTTGTAGTCCCGAGCCACTTCGACTACCAGAGGCAAGCTCTCCTCTATCTCCCTCCGAACATGCCGCTTCCCAACGAACCGGACTTCCAGTCCAAGGCAGTGGAGCGAATCCGACGCGTTTTGGAAATTACAAAGGGAAGAGCCTTCTGCCTCTTCACCAGCTACAAGCAGATGCGCGAGGTCCACGACCGCCTCCTCGCCGAACTCCCTTACCCACTCCTGCTGCACGGCACGGCTCCTCGCCACGTCCTCCTCCAACAATTCAAGGACACGCCCAACGCCGTCCTCTTCGGCACCTCAAGCTTCTGGCAGGGGGTGGACGTTCAGGGCGAACAACTCTCCTGCGTCATCATCGACAAGCTACCCTTCGCCGTCCCCAACGATCCCGTCGTCAAGGCCCGCATGGAAGCCATCGAAGCGCTCGGCGGCAAACCATTCTTCGACTACCAGATTCCGTCCGCCGTCATTACGCTCAAGCAGGGCTTCGGCCGTCTCATCCGCTCGCTCTCCGACCGTGGTGTCCTCATGCTCCTGGACCCACGCATTCAGCGCCAGCGCTACGGCCGCATCTTCCTCGAATCGCTGCCCTCCTACCAACTTACGAATGAGATCACCGATGTAGAGACCTTCTTCTCCTTGCCGGAACGAGAAGCTACGTTGTAA